The DNA segment GGTCTTAGTCTTACTAGACTGAGGCAAGAATTCGGGAAGGGTAACCAACCCACCAGTCCAGATTGGTGATCTCTACAGctgcagaaacattttttttttcaattcctgaaaaagaagttagaaaCAGGTTGTTAACAACACAAGTCACATAACCCACAGCCCTCATTCACAGCCTGAGACTCCTGGGGCCCTGGCGGGTGTATGCGGATGCAGAGGGACACCTCTCCCTACCGTGGGGAGTTGAATCCACTGTCCACCGTGATGCTGCTACTGTCCATGCTGTCCAGGCGAGCGGAGTGGGTGGctctctggctgctgctgctATCCGTTTCTTTTGGGGCGAGGAGGGTGAGGTTCTTCTCAAACTTCCTCTGTAAATCCCGTTCCTTCTCCCTCTCGAGGAGCCACTGCATGGTGCCCAcatcatctctgtttttctcctcctctgtgtttttgttggccCCTTCCTCAGAGTCGTCATCATCGGAGACATTGTAATAGTCAAAAGAGGCCTCCTGGTTCCCTCCAGACTCCTGTTGACGCTGGGACGGGGGCATGGCTTGGGCCACGGAGGTCCCCAGGGAAGGTTCCAGTTTTTCGCATCGGCCTGGCAGTGTGTCAACAGGTGACTTCGGGTGAGATTTGAGGAGGGACAAGCTGGATTTGTGATAGCTGTTTACAGACAAGGTGCTGTGTAGGGGTTTGAACAGTGTGTCCTTGctgaatatttctttccttttgtccaGGCTGCTGGGTTCTGCACTATGATGTTGGACCAGGCGCCCATTGGCCAACCCCTCTGCCACACCACCAGAGGCAGCAGGGCCCCCACCTGGCCCTTTCGGTGACTCCTCCTTGTGCCCAACAGGTTCCCTGGAAGAATGAGGGGTCTGCCTCTCAGACGGAGACAGCTTTTTTACCCCCTCCACCAGGGTCAACGTGTCATGGTCCTCTTTATTCTTCCCCAGAGGTGACGGCGCCGTGAGCACAGTCTCGCTAGAGGTGTTGCATTGGAAATAGTCATCCACAGCTGTTTTTGCTGGGCAAGGGCTGAGTTCCCCATAGGACGGCATACTCTCAGAGGGTTTGCCTGGCTCCAAAAGGCTACAAGCACTAGAAGGTTCCTTGCTGCCACCGACTATTTCTGGAATGCATACCTCTTTATAACTGGCAGACGATATAAGAGCCCTTTGGTGACCAATAGTCTGCGCAGGCCGTAAGGTACTGTCGTCAATGTAGGACTGGCTGGGGGTCTGGTCATCTTGGCTGCAGCCTTCTACCAGGTCTTCCGGAGTCCCGAGAGAAGAAGCACCCAGGGGGCCTTTGGAGTTGTCCATGGACCTGGATCTCTCCTTGGCCTTGTTGGATCTCTCATTCCTGGACCTCCGGTCCTGGGTATGGCTGTGGCTTCGGTGCACTTTGGAGTGGGAGCTTCCCCTGGAAGGTTCGGGAAAGGGCATCTCCGTTCTCCTTTTGGCCAGTTCGCCAGACACATCCCACTCGGGCGTCATGGGGAAATGGGACTCGATCACGTTTGTGTTACTGTGCATGATGAAGCTGTCTCCTTTGTGTTCGATGATGAAGCAGCCCTCCCTGGGGGCCCTGGTTAGGGGGTCGCAGAATTCATATTCCCTCTCGCCCGGGATATCCAGATGTGAGCCATCTGAAGGATCACCTTTCGACACGCGGGTCTTGCTGTGGGACCGAGACTTCCCGTGGGACTTTCGGTGAGTCCGGCTCTTTTTACTCCGCCCACTGTGGTGGGCAGAGGACCCGGCCTTGCTCCGGTGAGCCTTTTCCTCTTCAAGTTTCTTCATCAGTGCCGTGTGCCTCATGACATTTTCCACTGTCAAGTCCGGGTTGATACGCCGTAtgatctccatctccacctcccggGGGATGGTCGTCGGCGTGTCCTCGTCTCGCAGGGGCCACTCCTCGGGAGGAAACTGGGCAGAGAAATTGGCCAGCTGTTTGGTCTTGTCTTTCTTAAAACTCAGCCGGAATAACTTGAGGCCAAATTTTTTGGACTGTTTTTCACCATCTTTAGGTTTCGAGAGAGTTTCTGTCTTATAGGAGAAATTTATAGTACTTTTGCTTTTTTCAGTGGGCGGCACCTGGCACAGTGGAGGAGGGCAGTAGGGGTCTTTGCAGTCCTTGGCGGGTTTCCTCTGCAGAGTGGAGGCATGCATGCTGTGCACGTCTTCTCGGCAGCAGTGGCAAGAGTCGCAGTGCTTTCTGGGTAATGTCCTTTCCCTGACACAGCCTGAGGCAGAGGGCGTTATGGTTCCCGGTTGTGGAGAGGCACACTGAGACCTGTCAGGTACCCTCTCGTCCAAGTGGTACCACTTACTGTTAGTTCTTATGAGGGAAGGCGTGATAAAATAAGTTTGTGGGGTCACAATGAAATAGCCTTCTGGAGTCGGGTAGATTTTCCTCTCCCGTACCAGTGTGTTTAGGGTATGCCGTAGGATTTCTTGGCTTGGGGTTGGAACACCTACGGGCAAGAACAGAGATGTttgtgagagagaagaagggacaggagaggaccCCTGATTTTCAGAGTCCTGTGGACATTGCCAGATCTGAAGTACCGCCCCAGGGCATGGAAGCAGGCTTCAGAGGTGTTTGCTACGTTTAGTGTGAACCCCGGTTTTCTCTGATGACTCCTGTGCATGGTACCACCTGGGGAGTGAAAAGGTGTTAAAACGGGGAGCACTGGGGATGCAGATGCATGCTAGAACGCTTTGTCCAGCATGTGTGAGACCTTGCTTGGATCCCGAGACCACACCAGGAAAACTGCTTTtgcaggagagaaaaggaagttaGACAGACTTCGATTGCACTGCTAAAAAGCCTTTCTTGAACATCTTGAAAGAGAGACTATTTTATAAaggacaagaaaatgaaaagtttccCATGCAGTGACATAAATTTATGGCATTTTTTCCAATAAGAACATCACATATATGttcttatatatataaatatatatatactttattatgtgccaatttttaaaagattaagttaaattaaaatgaacttttataaattttataaaatttatatttgacTACTCCTCTTTAAAACTTCTtctaattttgagattataatataattccatttctccctttccttttctccctccaagtccttctgtatactgcgccttgctctttttcaaattcacacCTTCTGCTTTTATGAATAATTATTAtatgaatgtacatatatatgcacatgcatacacttaaTAAAAGCCACTTGGTTTATAAAGTGTTACGCCCATGTATGCTTTCAGAGTTGACATTTGTATTGGGCAAATAATTGGGTGCTCTTCCCTGACAGACACAATTTCTCACATCCTTTAGTTACCCATAGCTATACCCCCAAAATCTCCCCACGACTGCCTacacatgaactgaacaaggacaacaagaGACATGCCGAAGTGGGGGGGAGCACCATGAGAACTCAATCCCGCACAGAGGACTGAACCACTCTTCACCATGCCTTGGGACTTTGAAATCCATCACTTTGCATGTTGAAACTGTCTACTGCCATAGTTACAGTTAGATACGAGCACTGGTCTTGGCAAGAGTGAGCAGAGGGAGGTGGTTTTCCTAGTTTCTAACCATTGAGCCCTAACCCACACACTAGTGAATATACATGGAGACAGTCTTGGTTCCATCACTAAGTCCCAAATGTCTGCATTTGCTAGAACATAAatacaggggtgggcggggcacATGTTTCATTGTGCCACGGTGCACTTAGCTTGTCAGGGTATTTGAGTGAATGCTTAGGTCCTCCCTAcctgaaaagataaaaatcaggAAGAGACATCCCTAGGAAGGTGCACCTCCTCCAAGCTGTAGGCCACTTCCTTTATTTCTTGGATATTCTGCATTTGCCAGTGTCAGGTACATCAAAGGGGTGGGATCTACAGAAATGATCTGAATGGTATAATCTAGAAACAGGCCAGATCAAACCATATAAATACTCCCAATACTTGACCCACAAAAATGGCAGTTTCACATGTCACGGTTGGAGCAGTACAGGAGACAATGAAAGCAAGCTTGGATGCCAAGGCCAGACTGTTAGATTGGAAGTCTGCTGTCTTTGATAATGGTATTATTGGTCGAATTGTTCATTCTTTTTCCACCTCATTCCCTACTGTAGTTTAGATCTAGAATGTTCCCTAAAACTCCTGTGCTAAAAGCTTGACTCTTGGCTTGTTGCTATTAAGAGTTGGTGGTACTTCTAGGAGGTCAAGTTTAATAGGAGGGTCTTTAGGTCAATGGGGCCCTTGATGGGCTCTGTGTGGCCCgggtctcttcctctctcctttgctCCTGGGCTATGATCCTACCACAGAAAGCAGACTCACCATAGATCTGAAAGGAACAAGAGCATCTAACCACAGGCTGGAACCTTTTCAACTGCGaccctaaataaatcttttctttttacaagCTTTAATTGTTATAAGAAGTCAATGCCTCCCCGCCAAATTCACACCTTACACTTCTCACTCCTCCAGTAGTCCCTCCAACTGTCCTTTGTTTGGAGCTAAGGTCTTTGCAGGAATAGTCAAGTTCAAATGGGGACATTAGAGTGCGCCACAGTCCATTAGGAGTAACGCCCttctgaaaaaaggaaaatggcacAGCCAGAGAGATAGATGGAAGGGAGTGTGAAAAACACGGGTCAAAGATGGCCATGCACAAGGCAAGGAGAGATGCTTGGGACATATGTTTCCTTCACAGCCTTCAGAAGGGAGCAGACAGCCCCGCTGACATAGCGATTTGGATTTCTGGTTTCCAGAACCGTACACACCTTCATGTTGGTTGATCTCATCTGTTGTAGCAGCCCTCCCGGTGGTATCATTAAGGCAGCTGGTAACCTAGCCTCTGAGGCATCCGTTCTCACAGAGCTGCTGAGAATGTACACGGGTTTGGGGTGTGCACAACAGTGTGCGCCAGAGAGCAAGCACTCAATACACGCCAGCCACTGGTCTCAATTTTGGATCAGGAACCGTGGAAACCCAGGTTACCTTCACATGATGTGGTATAGCAACCAGAACCGCTAGGTGAGCTGGGAAATCTGTATGCCCTCGACCCTGCCAAACAATAAAAGTGGGATCTGACACGTTAGAACTGGTGCTCTCAGGGAGAGGAAGCCTGTGGGTGCAATGCAGCGCCCACCTTTGGGGGACATCCTTAGCAAGCGGGGAGAGGCTCAGATATAGCACCCACCCTTTGAGGACATCCTTAGCAAGCGGGGAGAGGCTCACATACAGCACCCACCCTTTGAGGACATCCTTAGCAAGGGGGAGAGGCTCACATACAGCACCCACCCTTTGAGAACATCCTTAGCAAGTGGGAAGAGCCTCACATACATCATATGGCTAAATGCAGTTAATCTTTTAGTTGCATATCTTCCTTGAATTTAGTGATCTATTTTTGATAAATGTACACTGAGTTTTTTCACAACTAAGTAGAAGACTGGTGTGATAAagcttgtttttaaattctttgataCAGTGTACAAAATAGAAACTCTTTTTAACGGAATTCATGATATTACTCCAAACCACGCAATTCTTGGGTGCCGCCgtaaaagaaaaaacagctaCACACAAGGTAAGCAACTTGAGAGTTTTTTCATCCTCCTGCGAGCCAGAGCCTGCTGTTGAATGGCAGAAGACCCCATTCAGAACACGACCCCTAAGATGAGCACACACGCTGAACTCTGCTCTCAGGTGATGAAGCTGTGGGCACAATGCCCACACAACAAACCTGGGCTTAAAAAATCACAATAATATGGTAAGTTTCAATCATAAAAACCCACAGGTTTTTTACATAATCAGCAGAGAATaatggctcatgcctataatctcagaactcatCAGGAGGACtgaagtgagtttgaggccagcctgggctacatagtagtTTCTGATCAGACTGGACTATATAAAGAAAccctttctaaaatgaaaaaaaaacacatgattaaTTCACCTTGACTGTTACTAAAGAAAGGTAAGTTATACGTCTTTTTATTTgctcttaagtgtgtgtgtgtgtgtgtgtgtgtgtgtgtgtgtgtgtgtttgtacaccaAATATGTGTGGGTACCTGcactggccagaagagggcttcagatcttctggaactggagtatcGAGTATCAGCCTAACATGTGCTCTGAGGACCCAGTTTGGGTCTCTGAGAGGAGCAATGAGCATTCTTAGCTGCCTAGCCAGCTCTCTAGTCCATGAATCATATTAAGAGCAATCATTACTGCTGGTCTTGGAAAACCCATAGATTATACAAAATCATGGCCATAACATAATATATGCTAATCACCATTAAGAAAACTTTCTCTAGCTCTTCCTCAATGAAGGGACAAGAGAGAATCTGTGTTTTCCATGTCCGGGGATTCTCAGCGACACCAGTCAAACAGCGTTTACTCTGAAGACAGAAACCACAAGCACGTTCTCCCTTGCCGGTCGATCTATTTCACACTTCCACCTTGGCTTTTCTGGTTCAACTGAAAGTTGTAAAAATTTATACTTGTTACCATTAAGTCTTAGTACAGTAGCTGATGTTTTTAGCCCCCGATCTCACCCTGAGTTCTACCAGACACTTGTGGGGTTAACCTGACAAAGTGAGGCTCATCTGCATGCTCCACCCTTTCAGATTCTGCACCAGCAGGTGAGTCAGGATTTGCGGAGAACAGAGACAAGCTCTGCATTCTAACTGAGCTAAAGCTGGACGGACCTCTCCCTTTCCCACACCTTTACATCTTTCAAAGCAAAGGTAGGTATTTAAATCTATCGCATGGCTATATGGTGCTTCGTGGAAGGTAGGTATTTACAGCTATTGCATGTGTTTCCTGGAAGCACATTTTGCTTTGCTCCTTCAAATCTGATTGGTTCTCAGAACAgagtacacatatgtgtgttctTTGCTAGGCAGTTTGGATTAAAGGCACTTTCATTCTGGGGTAAGACCTGTGCACGTTATTCAGTCTAGCCTGGAACTGATAGGCTCAAGCAATCTTTATCCATTACCTTCATTAGTTCCTGAGACTACAGGCTCGTGACTTCACGTCCAGTGTTAGATTGATTGAAATGCTTAataattctattattatttttatttgtgaagaATGCTGGCTGAGTGAGAATTCCGAAcgatgagacaga comes from the Microtus pennsylvanicus isolate mMicPen1 chromosome 9, mMicPen1.hap1, whole genome shotgun sequence genome and includes:
- the Stox2 gene encoding storkhead-box protein 2 isoform X4; translated protein: MKKTRSTTLRRAWPSSDFSDRASDRMRSRSEKDYRLHKRFPAAFVPQASRGYMTSGDVSPISMSPISQSQFIPLGEILCLAISAMNSSRKPVTQEALMEHLTTCFPGVPTPSQEILRHTLNTLVRERKIYPTPEGYFIVTPQTYFITPSLIRTNSKWYHLDERVPDRSQCASPQPGTITPSASGCVRERTLPRKHCDSCHCCREDVHSMHASTLQRKPAKDCKDPYCPPPLCQVPPTEKSKSTINFSYKTETLSKPKDGEKQSKKFGLKLFRLSFKKDKTKQLANFSAQFPPEEWPLRDEDTPTTIPREVEMEIIRRINPDLTVENVMRHTALMKKLEEEKAHRSKAGSSAHHSGRSKKSRTHRKSHGKSRSHSKTRVSKGDPSDGSHLDIPGEREYEFCDPLTRAPREGCFIIEHKGDSFIMHSNTNVIESHFPMTPEWDVSGELAKRRTEMPFPEPSRGSSHSKVHRSHSHTQDRRSRNERSNKAKERSRSMDNSKGPLGASSLGTPEDLVEGCSQDDQTPSQSYIDDSTLRPAQTIGHQRALISSASYKEVCIPEIVGGSKEPSSACSLLEPGKPSESMPSYGELSPCPAKTAVDDYFQCNTSSETVLTAPSPLGKNKEDHDTLTLVEGVKKLSPSERQTPHSSREPVGHKEESPKGPGGGPAASGGVAEGLANGRLVQHHSAEPSSLDKRKEIFSKDTLFKPLHSTLSVNSYHKSSLSLLKSHPKSPVDTLPGRCEKLEPSLGTSVAQAMPPSQRQQESGGNQEASFDYYNVSDDDDSEEGANKNTEEEKNRDDVGTMQWLLEREKERDLQRKFEKNLTLLAPKETDSSSSQRATHSARLDSMDSSSITVDSGFNSPR
- the Stox2 gene encoding storkhead-box protein 2 isoform X2; its protein translation is MKKTRSTTLRRAWPSSDFSDRASDRMRSRSEKDYRLHKRFPAAFVPQASRGYMTSGDVSPISMSPISQSQFIPLGEILCLAISAMNSSRKPVTQEALMEHLTTCFPGVPTPSQEILRHTLNTLVRERKIYPTPEGYFIVTPQTYFITPSLIRTNSKWYHLDERVPDRSQCASPQPGTITPSASGCVRERTLPRKHCDSCHCCREDVHSMHASTLQRKPAKDCKDPYCPPPLCQVPPTEKSKSTINFSYKTETLSKPKDGEKQSKKFGLKLFRLSFKKDKTKQLANFSAQFPPEEWPLRDEDTPTTIPREVEMEIIRRINPDLTVENVMRHTALMKKLEEEKAHRSKAGSSAHHSGRSKKSRTHRKSHGKSRSHSKTRVSKGDPSDGSHLDIPGEREYEFCDPLTRAPREGCFIIEHKGDSFIMHSNTNVIESHFPMTPEWDVSGELAKRRTEMPFPEPSRGSSHSKVHRSHSHTQDRRSRNERSNKAKERSRSMDNSKGPLGASSLGTPEDLVEGCSQDDQTPSQSYIDDSTLRPAQTIGHQRALISSASYKEVCIPEIVGGSKEPSSACSLLEPGKPSESMPSYGELSPCPAKTAVDDYFQCNTSSETVLTAPSPLGKNKEDHDTLTLVEGVKKLSPSERQTPHSSREPVGHKEESPKGPGGGPAASGGVAEGLANGRLVQHHSAEPSSLDKRKEIFSKDTLFKPLHSTLSVNSYHKSSLSLLKSHPKSPVDTLPGRCEKLEPSLGTSVAQAMPPSQRQQESGGNQEASFDYYNVSDDDDSEEGANKNTEEEKNRDDVGTMQWLLEREKERDLQRKFEKNLTLLAPKETDSSSSQRATHSARLDSMDSSSITVDSGFNSPRTRESLASNTSSIVESNRRQNPALSPAHGGAGPTFNFRASTDPPTNEAEKLQKPSNCLQASVTSV
- the Stox2 gene encoding storkhead-box protein 2 isoform X1 encodes the protein MPGKMEKFLQIAPHSLAIILGPADSPAEEKPGTVQPSPPARTQPRQLARHHIGYEIFADFKAENMQHFWNKKVTAAVAETFFLGWIDEQVLLIQGKEEHLEALREGWTRRALRPPSGFQIRCLGDVSPISMSPISQSQFIPLGEILCLAISAMNSSRKPVTQEALMEHLTTCFPGVPTPSQEILRHTLNTLVRERKIYPTPEGYFIVTPQTYFITPSLIRTNSKWYHLDERVPDRSQCASPQPGTITPSASGCVRERTLPRKHCDSCHCCREDVHSMHASTLQRKPAKDCKDPYCPPPLCQVPPTEKSKSTINFSYKTETLSKPKDGEKQSKKFGLKLFRLSFKKDKTKQLANFSAQFPPEEWPLRDEDTPTTIPREVEMEIIRRINPDLTVENVMRHTALMKKLEEEKAHRSKAGSSAHHSGRSKKSRTHRKSHGKSRSHSKTRVSKGDPSDGSHLDIPGEREYEFCDPLTRAPREGCFIIEHKGDSFIMHSNTNVIESHFPMTPEWDVSGELAKRRTEMPFPEPSRGSSHSKVHRSHSHTQDRRSRNERSNKAKERSRSMDNSKGPLGASSLGTPEDLVEGCSQDDQTPSQSYIDDSTLRPAQTIGHQRALISSASYKEVCIPEIVGGSKEPSSACSLLEPGKPSESMPSYGELSPCPAKTAVDDYFQCNTSSETVLTAPSPLGKNKEDHDTLTLVEGVKKLSPSERQTPHSSREPVGHKEESPKGPGGGPAASGGVAEGLANGRLVQHHSAEPSSLDKRKEIFSKDTLFKPLHSTLSVNSYHKSSLSLLKSHPKSPVDTLPGRCEKLEPSLGTSVAQAMPPSQRQQESGGNQEASFDYYNVSDDDDSEEGANKNTEEEKNRDDVGTMQWLLEREKERDLQRKFEKNLTLLAPKETDSSSSQRATHSARLDSMDSSSITVDSGFNSPRTRESLASNTSSIVESNRRQNPALSPAHGGAGPTFNFRASTDPPTNEAEKLQKPSNCLQASVTSV
- the Stox2 gene encoding storkhead-box protein 2 isoform X3 codes for the protein MEPVQKGSGDVSPISMSPISQSQFIPLGEILCLAISAMNSSRKPVTQEALMEHLTTCFPGVPTPSQEILRHTLNTLVRERKIYPTPEGYFIVTPQTYFITPSLIRTNSKWYHLDERVPDRSQCASPQPGTITPSASGCVRERTLPRKHCDSCHCCREDVHSMHASTLQRKPAKDCKDPYCPPPLCQVPPTEKSKSTINFSYKTETLSKPKDGEKQSKKFGLKLFRLSFKKDKTKQLANFSAQFPPEEWPLRDEDTPTTIPREVEMEIIRRINPDLTVENVMRHTALMKKLEEEKAHRSKAGSSAHHSGRSKKSRTHRKSHGKSRSHSKTRVSKGDPSDGSHLDIPGEREYEFCDPLTRAPREGCFIIEHKGDSFIMHSNTNVIESHFPMTPEWDVSGELAKRRTEMPFPEPSRGSSHSKVHRSHSHTQDRRSRNERSNKAKERSRSMDNSKGPLGASSLGTPEDLVEGCSQDDQTPSQSYIDDSTLRPAQTIGHQRALISSASYKEVCIPEIVGGSKEPSSACSLLEPGKPSESMPSYGELSPCPAKTAVDDYFQCNTSSETVLTAPSPLGKNKEDHDTLTLVEGVKKLSPSERQTPHSSREPVGHKEESPKGPGGGPAASGGVAEGLANGRLVQHHSAEPSSLDKRKEIFSKDTLFKPLHSTLSVNSYHKSSLSLLKSHPKSPVDTLPGRCEKLEPSLGTSVAQAMPPSQRQQESGGNQEASFDYYNVSDDDDSEEGANKNTEEEKNRDDVGTMQWLLEREKERDLQRKFEKNLTLLAPKETDSSSSQRATHSARLDSMDSSSITVDSGFNSPRTRESLASNTSSIVESNRRQNPALSPAHGGAGPTFNFRASTDPPTNEAEKLQKPSNCLQASVTSV